A stretch of Aeromicrobium tamlense DNA encodes these proteins:
- a CDS encoding carotenoid oxygenase family protein: MTHTIDPITSSTNRYLRDNFAPVREELTATDLAVTGRLPAHLDGRYLRIGPNPLDDPGDQHHWFLGEGMVHGVRLRDGQAQWYRNRWVRSADVADALGEPVRGTPGELDFAANTNVLQHAGRTLALVEAGAPPYELTHELDTVGPCDFGGTLPSLPGRPGYAAHPHRDPDSGELHALSYSWMRGNKVAYSVLGNDGRIRRSVDIEVHGSPMMHDFALTERHVVILDLPVTFDIAMATADVPRLIRPLVRGVLNRVIGRNPLPEPVIARIARGGSDEPSLPYLWNRDYPARIGILPRDADGDAVRWFEIDPCYVFHTLNAYDDGDSVVVDVVRHPRMFDTVLNGPDEGPAVLTRFTFDLRTGRAHESGLDQRSQEFPRHDERLTGRRHRYGWAVGFEDGVPGDTVLRHDLATGTTDARRLGSGMEASEFCFVPDPDGTAEDDGVLMGYVHDRAEGRSQLRLLDAATLEDVATVHLPGRVPAGFHGNWAPEGTDLADV; the protein is encoded by the coding sequence ATGACCCACACCATCGACCCCATCACCAGCTCGACGAACCGGTACCTGCGCGACAACTTCGCGCCCGTTCGCGAGGAGCTCACGGCGACCGACCTGGCCGTCACCGGGCGACTGCCCGCCCACCTCGACGGCCGCTACCTGCGGATCGGCCCGAACCCGCTCGACGACCCCGGCGACCAGCACCACTGGTTCCTCGGCGAGGGCATGGTGCACGGCGTCCGGCTGCGCGACGGACAGGCCCAGTGGTACCGGAACCGCTGGGTGCGCTCGGCCGATGTCGCCGACGCCCTCGGCGAGCCCGTGCGCGGCACGCCCGGCGAGCTCGACTTCGCCGCCAACACCAACGTCCTGCAGCACGCCGGGCGCACGCTCGCTCTCGTCGAGGCGGGCGCGCCGCCCTACGAGCTGACCCACGAGCTCGACACGGTGGGCCCGTGCGACTTCGGCGGCACCCTGCCGAGCCTGCCCGGTCGGCCCGGCTACGCGGCGCATCCCCATCGCGACCCCGACTCCGGGGAGCTGCACGCCCTGTCCTACAGCTGGATGCGCGGCAACAAGGTGGCCTACTCGGTGCTCGGAAACGACGGCCGGATCCGGCGCAGCGTCGACATCGAGGTGCACGGCAGCCCGATGATGCACGACTTCGCCCTCACCGAACGGCACGTCGTGATCCTCGACCTGCCCGTCACGTTCGACATCGCGATGGCCACCGCCGACGTGCCGCGCCTCATCAGGCCTCTCGTCCGCGGAGTCCTCAACCGGGTGATCGGGCGCAATCCGCTGCCGGAGCCGGTGATCGCCCGGATCGCGCGCGGCGGGAGCGACGAGCCCTCACTCCCCTACCTGTGGAACCGCGACTACCCCGCCCGGATCGGGATCCTGCCGCGCGACGCCGATGGTGACGCCGTGCGGTGGTTCGAGATCGACCCCTGCTACGTCTTCCACACGCTGAACGCCTACGACGACGGCGACTCCGTCGTGGTGGACGTGGTGCGGCACCCGCGGATGTTCGACACGGTCCTCAACGGGCCGGACGAGGGCCCTGCGGTGCTGACCCGGTTCACCTTCGACCTGCGCACCGGCCGGGCCCACGAGAGCGGCTTGGACCAGCGGTCGCAGGAGTTCCCTCGGCATGACGAGCGGCTCACCGGACGACGGCACCGGTACGGCTGGGCGGTGGGCTTCGAGGACGGCGTCCCGGGCGACACCGTCCTGCGGCACGACCTCGCCACCGGCACCACCGACGCGCGCCGGCTGGGCTCCGGGATGGAGGCGAGCGAGTTCTGCTTCGTGCCCGACCCCGACGGCACGGCCGAGGACGACGGCGTGCTGATGGGCTACGTCCACGACCGCGCCGAGGGTCGGAGCCAGCTGCGCCTGCTCGACGCCGCGACGCTCGAGGACGTCGCGACGGTGCACCTTCCCGGCCGCGTGCCCGCGGGCTTCCACGGCAACTGGGCACCGGAAGGGACGGACCTCGCCGACGTGTGA
- a CDS encoding ABC-F family ATP-binding cassette domain-containing protein, producing MGHVDVAHLEYVLPDGRLLLGDVSFRVGEGSVVALVGPNGAGKSTLLRLIDGSLTPDSGTVNVSGGLAVMPQFVGTVRDGSSVRDLLVSVAPDRIRDAARAVDAAEAALASNDDEATQMAYAQALSDWAEAGGYDYENTWDMCTIEALGASYYSVMDREAVTLSGGEQKRVVLEALLRGPAEVLLLDEPDNYLDVPSKRRLEQQLRETRKTVLLVSHDRELLSEAADKILSVEPSPAGADVWVHGGGFASFHEARMQRFARFEELRKRWDEQHARLKKLVVSLQQAAAVSHAMASRYAAAQTRLRKFEEIGPPPEPPREQDITMRLKGGRTGVRAITVEKLELTGLMAPFDLEVFQGERVAVLGSNGSGKSHFLRLLAGQPVDHSGAWKLGARVVPGHFAQTHAYPELEGRTLLDILWAEHALQRGPAMSSLRRYELEQQAETTYERLSGGQKARVQILRLELGGATSLLLDEPTDNLDLESAEALQAALESYEGTVLAVTHDRWFAKTFDRFLVFGADGVVRESSEPVWDEGRVQRDR from the coding sequence ATGGGTCACGTCGACGTCGCACACCTGGAGTACGTCCTGCCGGACGGGCGGTTGCTGCTCGGTGACGTGTCGTTCCGGGTGGGGGAGGGTTCCGTCGTGGCGCTGGTCGGCCCGAACGGGGCCGGCAAGTCGACGCTGCTCCGGCTGATCGACGGCTCCCTGACGCCCGACTCGGGCACCGTGAACGTCTCCGGCGGCCTGGCAGTGATGCCGCAGTTCGTCGGGACGGTTCGGGACGGCTCGTCGGTGCGTGACCTGCTGGTGAGCGTGGCGCCTGACCGGATCCGCGACGCCGCGCGAGCGGTCGATGCCGCCGAGGCCGCGCTGGCCTCGAACGACGACGAGGCCACGCAGATGGCCTACGCCCAAGCGCTCTCGGACTGGGCCGAGGCCGGCGGCTACGACTACGAGAACACCTGGGACATGTGCACGATCGAGGCGCTCGGTGCCTCGTACTACTCCGTCATGGACCGTGAGGCCGTGACGCTGTCGGGCGGTGAGCAGAAGCGGGTCGTGCTGGAGGCGTTGCTGCGCGGACCGGCCGAGGTGCTGCTTCTCGACGAGCCCGACAACTACCTCGACGTGCCCTCCAAGCGCCGGCTGGAGCAGCAGCTGCGCGAGACCCGCAAGACCGTGCTGCTGGTCTCGCACGACCGCGAGCTGCTGTCGGAGGCCGCTGACAAGATCCTGTCGGTCGAGCCGTCGCCGGCCGGAGCGGACGTGTGGGTGCACGGCGGCGGCTTCGCGTCGTTCCACGAGGCCCGCATGCAGCGGTTCGCGCGGTTCGAGGAGCTGCGCAAGCGCTGGGACGAGCAGCACGCGCGGTTGAAGAAGCTAGTGGTGAGCCTGCAGCAGGCCGCCGCCGTCAGTCATGCGATGGCGTCGCGGTACGCCGCGGCGCAGACCCGGCTGAGGAAGTTCGAGGAGATCGGGCCGCCCCCCGAGCCGCCGCGCGAGCAGGACATCACGATGCGCCTCAAGGGCGGCCGCACCGGCGTGCGTGCGATCACCGTCGAGAAGCTGGAGCTGACGGGTTTGATGGCGCCGTTCGACCTCGAGGTGTTCCAGGGCGAGCGAGTGGCCGTGCTCGGCTCGAACGGCTCCGGCAAGTCGCACTTCCTGCGCCTGCTGGCGGGCCAGCCGGTCGACCACTCGGGCGCTTGGAAGCTCGGCGCGCGGGTCGTGCCGGGTCACTTCGCGCAGACCCACGCCTACCCCGAGCTCGAAGGCCGCACGCTGCTGGACATCCTGTGGGCCGAACATGCCCTGCAGCGCGGGCCGGCGATGTCGTCACTGCGGCGCTACGAGCTGGAGCAGCAGGCCGAGACCACGTACGAACGGCTCTCGGGAGGGCAGAAGGCACGGGTGCAGATCCTGCGCCTCGAGCTCGGCGGAGCGACGTCGCTGCTGCTCGACGAGCCCACCGACAACCTCGACCTGGAGTCGGCCGAGGCGCTGCAGGCCGCGCTCGAGTCGTACGAGGGCACCGTCCTGGCCGTGACTCACGACCGTTGGTTCGCCAAGACCTTCGACCGATTCCTGGTCTTCGGGGCCGACGGCGTGGTGCGCGAGAGCTCGGAGCCCGTGTGGGACGAGGGACGCGTGCAGCGCGACCGCTGA
- the bsh gene encoding choloylglycine hydrolase: MCTSIRFSDGSGHLYLARNLDWTQGYGERVVVTPTGVEVPSPFGAVPSIRHAVIGMAIVEEGTPLYFDCGNDAGLAVAGLNFPGYARYAQEPVEGATNVAAYEFPLWVTSQFSSVDEVEAALRSLVIVDKPINDRYPSSLLHWIIGDATRAIVVEATDEGVQVFDDDVDVLANQPGFGWHHENLRNYLNVGPEFPEESEVGRARLAPFGSGSHMRGIPGDYYSPSRFVRAAYVNAHYPQKPTEEENVSRAFHTLQQVAMVDGSAAMGSGEFETTIYTGLFSARTTTYYWNTYDDPAVQSVALADHDPAGKELVVV, translated from the coding sequence ATGTGCACGAGCATCAGATTCTCCGACGGGAGCGGCCATCTGTACCTGGCCCGCAATCTCGACTGGACGCAGGGCTACGGCGAGCGGGTGGTGGTGACGCCCACCGGTGTCGAGGTGCCCTCGCCCTTCGGGGCGGTGCCGAGCATCCGGCACGCCGTCATCGGGATGGCGATCGTGGAGGAGGGCACGCCCCTCTACTTCGACTGCGGCAACGACGCGGGTCTGGCGGTGGCCGGACTCAACTTCCCGGGCTACGCGCGCTACGCGCAGGAGCCGGTCGAGGGCGCGACCAACGTCGCTGCGTACGAGTTCCCACTCTGGGTGACGTCCCAGTTCTCCAGCGTCGACGAGGTCGAGGCGGCGCTGCGGAGTCTGGTCATCGTGGACAAGCCCATCAACGATCGGTACCCAAGCTCGCTGCTGCACTGGATCATCGGCGACGCCACACGCGCCATCGTGGTGGAGGCCACGGACGAGGGGGTGCAGGTCTTCGACGACGACGTCGACGTCCTGGCGAACCAGCCGGGCTTCGGCTGGCACCACGAGAACCTGCGCAACTACCTCAACGTCGGCCCGGAGTTCCCCGAAGAGTCCGAGGTCGGCCGAGCGCGCCTCGCGCCGTTCGGCTCCGGGTCGCACATGCGAGGGATTCCCGGGGACTACTACTCGCCGTCCCGGTTCGTGCGCGCGGCCTACGTGAACGCGCACTACCCGCAGAAGCCGACGGAGGAGGAGAACGTGAGCCGTGCGTTCCACACGCTCCAGCAGGTCGCCATGGTCGACGGGAGCGCGGCCATGGGCTCCGGTGAGTTCGAGACGACCATCTACACCGGGCTCTTCTCGGCGCGGACCACGACGTACTACTGGAACACCTATGACGACCCCGCTGTCCAGAGTGTCGCGCTGGCGGACCACGATCCGGCCGGCAAGGAGCTCGTCGTCGTCTGA
- a CDS encoding restriction endonuclease subunit S domain-containing protein, with the protein MSAWFRGLPHGWQSTRLDRVARSWPSNVDKHSVEGQPAVRLCNYTDVYKNSAITSELEFMRATATEEQVDRFRLCRGDTLITKDSETADDIGIPAFVETEANDLVCGYHLAMVRPTRRIDPKYLYWALSSEPTMRQWSLLATGVTRVGIKSGDLARVEVAVPTALSVQRAIADYLDRETSQIDNLIHAQQCLIDLLRERTDAAWGTAYDRLHASYPVLPLRRVIESIVDGPFGSSLTSSHYSDEGTRVIRLGNIGVNDWRDQDKAFIPMDYATELSQHAVTAGDVVVAGLGDERWPLGRATVVPEIGPAIVKADCYRLRPNSLVSPAYLAWALSSPSARTQMALLSRGSTRARLNTAVVRDVLIPVPPQYEQDIVSETSARTDRVIEEIIAEAERFIELSKERRSALITAAVTGQVDVSEAA; encoded by the coding sequence GTGAGCGCCTGGTTCAGGGGTCTTCCCCACGGCTGGCAATCAACGCGGCTCGACAGAGTGGCTCGAAGTTGGCCGAGCAACGTCGACAAGCACTCGGTCGAGGGCCAACCAGCCGTCCGGCTCTGCAACTACACCGATGTTTACAAGAACTCGGCGATCACCTCTGAACTCGAGTTCATGCGAGCCACCGCAACCGAAGAGCAAGTCGATCGATTCCGGCTTTGCAGGGGGGACACGTTGATCACGAAGGACTCGGAGACCGCCGACGACATTGGCATTCCAGCCTTCGTCGAGACTGAAGCGAACGACTTAGTATGCGGTTACCACCTCGCAATGGTGCGACCAACTCGGCGGATTGATCCGAAGTACCTCTACTGGGCACTCTCATCGGAACCAACGATGCGTCAGTGGAGCCTGCTCGCAACCGGCGTTACTCGGGTCGGAATCAAGAGCGGCGACTTGGCACGCGTCGAGGTCGCGGTACCGACCGCGTTGAGTGTCCAACGAGCGATCGCGGACTACCTCGACCGCGAGACCTCCCAGATCGACAACCTCATCCACGCACAGCAGTGCTTGATCGACCTGCTTCGTGAACGCACCGATGCAGCATGGGGTACGGCATATGACCGATTGCACGCGTCATATCCAGTGCTGCCGCTTCGGCGCGTGATTGAATCGATCGTCGACGGCCCGTTCGGATCATCACTGACGTCCTCCCACTACAGCGACGAGGGAACTCGAGTGATCCGGCTCGGAAACATTGGCGTCAATGACTGGCGTGATCAGGACAAGGCGTTCATTCCGATGGACTACGCGACTGAGCTGTCACAGCACGCCGTCACCGCTGGCGACGTGGTCGTTGCAGGACTCGGGGACGAACGCTGGCCACTCGGACGAGCAACAGTCGTCCCGGAGATTGGACCCGCCATCGTGAAGGCCGACTGCTATCGGCTACGACCAAATAGTCTCGTGTCGCCTGCGTATCTTGCGTGGGCTCTCTCTTCCCCCAGTGCTCGAACTCAGATGGCACTTCTCTCAAGGGGATCAACGAGGGCACGCCTTAACACAGCCGTTGTGCGAGATGTACTGATCCCCGTCCCGCCGCAGTACGAGCAAGACATCGTCTCAGAGACTTCAGCACGAACCGATCGTGTCATCGAGGAAATCATCGCTGAGGCCGAGCGCTTTATCGAACTATCCAAGGAGCGTCGTTCGGCTCTGATCACCGCTGCCGTGACGGGTCAGGTCGACGTGAGCGAGGCAGCCTGA
- a CDS encoding type I restriction-modification system subunit M, with protein sequence MSSLGTFVWGIADQLRGPYKPHQYGDVILPMTILRRLDAILEPTRDEVRELVAANPSPEIAAARIKQQLGLGFFNTSKWTFAKLLGDPEGLAANLVDYLSGFSANIDVFERFKFEQTIHELADKDRLLIVVQAFAKIDLSPTVIDNAAMGDLFEELIRKFADASNETAGEHFTPRDAIRLLVDLLFAGDNDALAGEGVVRTVYDPTAGTGGMLSIADEHLRSQNPDARLRLYGQEINDQSYAICKSDMIAKGQDAQNIKLGDTLASDKFAGTTFDYCLSNPPYGVDWKASQAAIKAEVQNLGVASRFHAGLPAVSDGQMLFLQHLVAKMRPVKQGGGRAGIVLNGSPLFNGGAGSGPSEIRRWLLESDKVDAIVALPTEMFYNTGIATYVWILDNDKPRERVGKVQLIDGTDFFTKMRKSLGSKRREISPEQREELVHLYADYSETEHSKIFSTDEFGYWTITVERPLLDEDGLPATDRKGSPRPDSKLRDTENVPFTYGGNTMGADGRDATIKAYVEAEVLPHVPEAWLDEKKTKVGYEIAFTRHFYTYVPPRPLAAIDADLEKQVAKILELLREVEA encoded by the coding sequence ATGAGCAGCCTTGGCACCTTCGTGTGGGGAATCGCAGATCAGTTGCGCGGCCCCTACAAGCCCCATCAGTACGGTGATGTCATCTTGCCGATGACGATCCTGCGGCGGCTGGATGCGATTCTCGAGCCGACGCGCGACGAGGTCCGCGAGCTGGTGGCGGCCAACCCCAGCCCTGAAATCGCGGCCGCTCGGATCAAGCAACAGTTGGGCCTGGGGTTCTTCAACACCTCGAAGTGGACGTTCGCGAAACTGCTCGGCGATCCCGAGGGACTGGCGGCGAACCTGGTCGACTACCTGTCCGGATTCTCGGCCAACATCGACGTGTTCGAGCGGTTCAAGTTCGAGCAGACCATCCACGAGCTCGCCGACAAGGACCGGCTGCTGATCGTGGTGCAGGCCTTCGCAAAGATCGACCTATCCCCCACCGTCATCGACAACGCCGCGATGGGCGACCTGTTCGAGGAACTGATCCGCAAGTTCGCCGATGCCTCCAACGAGACGGCCGGTGAGCACTTCACCCCGCGCGATGCGATCCGACTGCTGGTGGACCTGTTGTTCGCTGGGGACAACGACGCGTTGGCCGGTGAGGGCGTCGTGCGGACGGTCTACGACCCGACGGCCGGCACCGGCGGGATGCTCTCGATCGCCGATGAGCACCTGCGCAGCCAGAACCCCGACGCGCGACTGCGGCTGTACGGCCAGGAGATCAACGACCAGTCGTACGCGATCTGCAAGTCCGACATGATCGCGAAGGGTCAGGACGCGCAGAACATCAAGCTGGGCGACACCTTGGCCTCCGACAAGTTCGCGGGCACCACCTTCGACTACTGCCTGTCGAATCCGCCGTACGGTGTGGACTGGAAGGCCTCGCAGGCCGCGATCAAGGCCGAGGTGCAGAACCTCGGCGTGGCCTCCCGCTTCCACGCCGGCCTGCCGGCCGTCTCCGACGGCCAGATGTTGTTCCTGCAGCACTTGGTCGCCAAGATGCGACCGGTCAAACAAGGTGGCGGACGCGCCGGCATCGTCCTGAACGGCTCGCCGTTGTTCAACGGCGGTGCCGGATCAGGGCCGTCCGAGATCCGCCGCTGGCTGCTCGAGTCGGACAAGGTCGACGCGATCGTCGCGCTGCCGACCGAGATGTTCTACAACACCGGCATCGCCACCTACGTCTGGATCCTCGACAACGACAAGCCCAGAGAACGCGTCGGCAAGGTGCAGCTGATCGACGGCACTGATTTCTTCACCAAGATGCGAAAGAGCCTGGGCTCGAAGCGCCGGGAGATCAGTCCGGAGCAGCGCGAGGAACTGGTCCACTTGTATGCGGACTACTCCGAGACCGAGCACTCGAAGATCTTCAGCACGGACGAATTCGGTTACTGGACCATCACCGTCGAACGTCCCCTGCTCGACGAGGACGGCCTGCCGGCCACCGATCGCAAGGGCTCGCCCAGGCCCGACAGCAAACTGCGCGACACCGAGAACGTGCCCTTCACGTACGGCGGCAACACGATGGGCGCCGACGGCCGTGACGCCACCATCAAGGCATACGTGGAAGCTGAGGTCCTTCCCCACGTGCCCGAGGCCTGGCTCGACGAGAAGAAGACCAAGGTCGGCTACGAGATCGCCTTCACCCGCCACTTCTACACCTACGTGCCGCCCCGACCGCTGGCTGCGATAGACGCGGACCTCGAGAAACAGGTCGCCAAGATTCTGGAGCTGTTGCGGGAGGTGGAGGCGTGA
- a CDS encoding helix-turn-helix transcriptional regulator, which translates to MTTTSGRLLALLSLLQTRRDWTGEVLASRLDVSPRTVRRDVERLRELGYRIEAFTGPAGGYRLDAGADLPPLLLDDDQALALALSLQVSTTTGLGLDDRIGEAALRALTVLRQVMPSRLRHRLDALPVDVVEARSSPAVDRDVLLAIGAAVHAREVLRFDHAGARRRVEPHHLVHRHGRWYLVGWDLGCEDWRVFRADRISPRVPNGPRFVPRDLPGGDPAVFVTARFRGSEDNEWPCRGEAVVHLPIDRVRPFVRDGHVEAVTDDRTRVVEGSWSWPALAASLLRFDAEIEAVEPLELAQAFRLLGSRAETAGRAPHR; encoded by the coding sequence GTGACGACGACCTCGGGACGGCTCCTCGCCCTGCTCTCGCTCCTGCAGACCCGCCGCGACTGGACGGGCGAGGTGCTCGCGTCGCGTCTCGACGTCAGCCCGCGCACCGTGCGCCGCGACGTCGAGCGGCTGCGCGAGCTCGGCTACCGGATCGAGGCCTTCACGGGGCCGGCCGGCGGCTATCGTCTCGACGCCGGAGCGGACCTTCCGCCCCTGCTCCTCGACGACGACCAGGCACTGGCCCTGGCCCTCTCACTGCAGGTCTCCACCACCACCGGCCTCGGGCTCGACGACCGGATCGGCGAGGCGGCACTGCGGGCGCTCACCGTTCTGCGCCAGGTCATGCCGTCACGACTGCGGCACCGCCTGGACGCGTTGCCCGTCGACGTGGTCGAGGCGCGATCGAGCCCGGCCGTCGACCGCGACGTCCTCCTCGCGATCGGCGCCGCCGTCCATGCGCGCGAGGTCCTGCGGTTCGACCACGCCGGCGCTCGGCGCCGCGTCGAGCCCCATCACCTCGTCCACCGGCACGGCCGCTGGTACCTCGTCGGCTGGGACCTCGGCTGCGAGGACTGGCGCGTCTTTCGCGCCGACCGGATCAGCCCGCGTGTACCGAACGGGCCTCGGTTCGTCCCGCGCGACCTGCCGGGCGGCGACCCCGCCGTCTTCGTCACCGCTCGGTTCCGCGGGTCCGAGGACAACGAGTGGCCGTGCCGCGGCGAAGCGGTGGTGCACCTGCCGATCGACCGGGTGCGCCCGTTCGTCCGCGACGGCCACGTCGAGGCGGTCACGGACGACCGCACCCGGGTCGTGGAGGGCTCGTGGTCGTGGCCCGCGCTCGCGGCCTCGCTCCTGCGCTTCGACGCCGAGATCGAGGCCGTGGAGCCGCTTGAGCTCGCCCAGGCCTTCCGCCTCCTCGGCAGCCGCGCCGAGACAGCGGGACGAGCGCCACACCGCTAG
- a CDS encoding TetR/AcrR family transcriptional regulator — MSSETTADAPDARRRLLEEAARILDEQGPSALSARRLATGAGTSTMAVYTHFGSMGKVVDAVATEGFRRLIDRVDAVERTDDPAADLLATAAAYRENALQNPHLYAVMFGAISVRGLGGQGPDPDVAYAAFRQLVTLVERAMDAGRLRRDDPKAVAAQWWSALHGYMMLELAGMDQVVRDAEHHVLWRLMGNLLEALSD, encoded by the coding sequence ATGAGCTCGGAGACCACCGCCGACGCGCCGGACGCCCGTCGCAGGCTGCTGGAGGAGGCGGCGCGCATCCTCGACGAGCAGGGCCCGTCGGCGCTGTCCGCCCGCCGGCTCGCCACGGGTGCCGGCACCTCCACGATGGCCGTCTACACGCACTTCGGCAGCATGGGCAAGGTCGTCGACGCCGTCGCGACCGAGGGATTCCGTCGCCTCATCGACCGGGTGGACGCCGTCGAGAGGACGGACGACCCGGCGGCCGACCTGTTGGCCACCGCGGCCGCGTACCGCGAGAACGCCCTCCAGAACCCCCACCTCTACGCCGTGATGTTCGGAGCGATCAGTGTGCGTGGTCTGGGTGGCCAGGGACCTGACCCCGATGTGGCCTACGCGGCCTTCCGGCAGCTGGTGACGCTGGTGGAGCGGGCCATGGACGCCGGGAGGCTTCGTCGCGACGACCCGAAGGCCGTGGCGGCACAGTGGTGGAGCGCGCTCCACGGCTACATGATGCTGGAGCTCGCGGGGATGGACCAGGTGGTGAGGGATGCGGAGCACCACGTGCTGTGGCGGCTCATGGGCAACCTCCTCGAGGCGCTCTCGGACTGA
- a CDS encoding DUF1761 domain-containing protein: protein MFNVLGDISWVAFALAAVASIVLAGVWFAVVVSRPYALALGRVGEEAPPVSAVSAVGPVVCQLVTLLATAVLLEALGVTTTGDAVVFGLVVGVGYLTAMAFQMAINPNVPRPLLYGLVNAPYFVGTSVLASVLLVAVG from the coding sequence ATGTTCAACGTCCTGGGTGACATCAGCTGGGTCGCCTTCGCGCTCGCCGCCGTGGCCTCGATCGTGCTGGCGGGCGTGTGGTTCGCGGTCGTCGTGTCGCGTCCCTACGCGCTCGCCCTCGGCCGGGTGGGCGAGGAGGCGCCTCCGGTGAGCGCCGTGTCCGCGGTGGGGCCGGTCGTGTGCCAGCTCGTCACCCTGCTCGCGACCGCGGTGCTGCTCGAGGCTCTCGGTGTCACGACGACGGGCGATGCGGTGGTCTTCGGCCTCGTCGTCGGCGTGGGCTACCTGACCGCGATGGCCTTCCAGATGGCGATCAATCCCAACGTCCCGCGACCGCTGCTCTACGGCCTCGTGAACGCGCCCTACTTCGTGGGCACGAGCGTGCTCGCCTCGGTGCTCCTCGTCGCCGTCGGATGA
- a CDS encoding SdpI family protein, giving the protein MTELLIARLVLFVVMAGTGVLLLWMARAAASGRLRRNALAGIRTPSTMVSDEAWLAAHQRAERPTQAAGVVSILVALVMLAPVSEAVMLTTVLVGAAAMLVLVIHGAVVGGRAARALDD; this is encoded by the coding sequence GTGACCGAGCTGCTGATCGCGCGCCTCGTGCTGTTCGTCGTCATGGCGGGTACGGGAGTGCTGCTGCTGTGGATGGCGCGCGCCGCGGCCTCGGGCCGCCTCCGTCGCAACGCGCTCGCCGGGATCCGCACGCCCAGCACGATGGTCAGCGACGAGGCCTGGCTCGCCGCCCACCAGCGCGCCGAGCGCCCCACGCAGGCAGCGGGGGTCGTGTCGATCCTGGTCGCCCTCGTCATGCTCGCGCCGGTGTCGGAGGCCGTCATGCTCACCACGGTCCTGGTCGGCGCTGCCGCGATGCTCGTGCTGGTGATCCACGGCGCCGTCGTCGGCGGGCGCGCCGCGCGGGCGCTCGACGACTGA
- a CDS encoding SRPBCC family protein, with protein sequence MESRHVSRVIAASPEKVYDFAVDPAHLPRWAAGLAQAEDIEVQGDVLRMQSPMGEVSVRFVPRNDLGVLDHDVTLPNGDVVTNPFRVLAHPEGSEILMTVRQLDLSDEDFDRDCRQVAADLDTLAGLLEG encoded by the coding sequence ATGGAGTCCCGTCACGTCAGCCGCGTCATCGCCGCATCGCCCGAGAAGGTCTACGACTTCGCCGTGGATCCCGCGCACCTGCCGCGCTGGGCGGCGGGGCTGGCTCAGGCCGAGGACATCGAAGTGCAGGGCGACGTCCTGCGGATGCAGTCGCCGATGGGAGAGGTGTCGGTGCGCTTCGTCCCGCGCAACGACCTTGGCGTCCTCGACCACGACGTCACCCTGCCGAACGGCGACGTCGTCACCAATCCGTTCCGCGTGCTCGCGCACCCGGAGGGCTCCGAGATCCTCATGACCGTGCGCCAGCTGGACCTCTCGGACGAGGACTTCGACCGCGACTGCCGCCAGGTGGCGGCCGACCTCGACACGCTGGCCGGCCTGCTCGAGGGCTGA
- a CDS encoding flavin reductase family protein has translation MSDEAFESLMTSVDPPLVVVTTAAEDERAGCLVGFHSQSSIDSGHYSLWLSKANHTYRTGLRATHFAVHFLTDQDHALAERFGTVCSAETDKFADLEVDTDEHGTPLLRDLPNRLLLERIAVLDDGGDHVCLTTRVLSAHSGGPFTPLRVSDADDLEPGHPAEARAVSP, from the coding sequence GTGAGCGACGAGGCCTTCGAGTCCCTGATGACGTCCGTCGACCCGCCCCTGGTGGTGGTGACGACCGCGGCGGAGGACGAGCGCGCGGGCTGCCTCGTCGGCTTCCACTCCCAGTCCAGCATCGACAGCGGGCACTACAGCCTGTGGCTGTCGAAGGCGAACCACACGTACCGCACGGGTCTGCGCGCCACGCACTTCGCGGTGCACTTCCTCACCGACCAGGACCACGCGCTCGCCGAGCGGTTTGGCACCGTGTGCAGCGCCGAGACCGACAAGTTCGCCGACCTCGAGGTCGACACCGACGAGCACGGCACGCCGCTGCTGCGCGACCTCCCGAACCGGCTGCTGCTCGAGCGGATCGCGGTGCTCGACGACGGCGGCGACCACGTCTGCCTGACCACGCGCGTGCTCTCGGCCCACAGCGGCGGGCCGTTCACGCCGTTGCGCGTCTCGGACGCGGACGACCTCGAGCCCGGACACCCGGCCGAGGCGCGCGCCGTCTCGCCCTGA